From the genome of Gracilibacillus salitolerans, one region includes:
- a CDS encoding YfkD family protein has translation MEKVGLSVILCLMMLTIPLIAESKEEKQDDLVSIENENTYKQMSEEDTMIEPSKLVEELLEDVNVEIDNPLLIKSLNESTINPSPIAFGYRANVYLGHWPLSYQSESSEINWDFQTINTNEVNNVNGEKNEEIYYYQIEEKHVKGALTAKVDQTDQIKQMILQKARDQHDFPLTFHAVVGKETKLSKTYTVPTSKIGQLKANIPVVKDTGEVTMGEVYIELKGSKKNLVIKNVTKQEVGAYIPIANHLTFTFETK, from the coding sequence ATGGAGAAAGTCGGCCTTTCTGTGATTTTATGTTTAATGATGCTAACCATCCCTCTAATTGCAGAGTCCAAAGAGGAAAAGCAAGATGATCTAGTGTCGATCGAGAATGAAAATACCTATAAACAAATGTCGGAAGAAGATACGATGATCGAACCGAGTAAACTAGTAGAGGAACTCTTAGAGGATGTTAATGTTGAAATAGATAATCCACTGTTAATCAAATCATTAAATGAATCAACCATTAACCCGTCACCAATTGCTTTTGGCTATCGTGCCAATGTATATCTCGGACATTGGCCTTTATCGTATCAATCAGAATCTTCTGAGATCAATTGGGATTTTCAAACGATTAATACGAATGAAGTGAATAATGTCAATGGTGAGAAAAATGAGGAGATTTATTATTATCAAATTGAAGAAAAACACGTGAAAGGTGCACTGACAGCAAAAGTGGACCAAACTGATCAGATTAAACAAATGATTTTACAAAAAGCAAGGGATCAGCATGATTTCCCACTTACCTTTCATGCAGTGGTTGGAAAAGAAACAAAGCTTAGTAAAACATATACCGTTCCGACTTCAAAAATTGGACAATTAAAAGCAAATATACCAGTAGTTAAAGACACTGGAGAAGTCACGATGGGAGAAGTATACATTGAATTGAAAGGTTCCAAAAAAAATCTGGTTATTAAAAATGTTACAAAACAGGAAGTAGGAGCCTATATCCCGATTGCGAACCATCTCACTTTTACATTTGAGACAAAATAA
- the pdaA gene encoding delta-lactam-biosynthetic de-N-acetylase produces MKKIFVMVFFFLLVIPMEAGAVSHGWGYNKGKNQQPPDVGIYEQMLAKHQSYYMDPSGDKHVYLTFDNGYEAGFTEQILDVLKEKGVPATFFLTGHYVEDQPELVRRMLVDGHIVGNHSDGHRDFTKISKEEFRKDVTVLTERIKKIDDKAVVQYIRPPKGTFNEDSLSWANELGYTHIFWSLAFVDWNEGSEKGWKHAYEQVMNQIHPGAIILMHTVSQDNADALEHLIEDLREQGYQFKSLDDLMLKQLLPEELIGFTKSAR; encoded by the coding sequence ATGAAAAAGATATTTGTAATGGTGTTCTTCTTCTTGCTTGTTATCCCTATGGAAGCAGGAGCTGTCAGCCATGGCTGGGGATATAATAAAGGTAAGAATCAACAGCCACCAGATGTGGGGATCTATGAGCAAATGTTAGCAAAGCATCAAAGCTATTACATGGATCCATCAGGTGACAAACATGTTTATTTAACGTTCGATAATGGTTATGAAGCTGGTTTTACCGAACAAATATTAGATGTACTGAAAGAAAAGGGAGTGCCAGCCACCTTTTTCTTAACCGGTCATTATGTGGAAGATCAGCCAGAGTTAGTTCGTCGTATGCTGGTGGATGGTCATATTGTAGGTAACCACTCTGACGGCCACCGTGACTTTACTAAGATATCAAAAGAGGAATTTAGGAAAGATGTCACAGTTTTAACAGAAAGAATTAAGAAGATAGATGATAAAGCCGTTGTTCAATATATTCGTCCTCCAAAGGGAACTTTTAATGAAGATTCATTAAGTTGGGCAAATGAACTGGGCTATACCCATATTTTTTGGTCATTGGCATTTGTGGATTGGAATGAAGGATCTGAGAAAGGCTGGAAGCATGCTTATGAACAGGTAATGAATCAGATTCACCCAGGAGCGATTATTCTGATGCATACTGTTTCGCAGGATAATGCGGATGCTTTGGAACATTTGATTGAAGACTTACGAGAACAAGGATATCAATTTAAAAGCTTAGACGATCTCATGTTAAAACAACTGCTTCCCGAGGAATTAATCGGATTCACTAAAAGTGCCCGATAA
- a CDS encoding GtrA family protein, translating to MKEKKRKSGRFQFFQFSIIGASNALIDIGVLNVLLLLFHTENSALLIVYNSIAYSLAILNSYIWNARITFKRVSKGSPYQRFVFFTQALISLGISNLVFLGANSLFAIMELPNWWRYNLSKVIAMGLSSLASFFMIKYVVFKDYRKK from the coding sequence ATGAAAGAGAAGAAGAGAAAAAGCGGTCGGTTTCAATTTTTTCAATTCAGTATCATTGGTGCCAGTAATGCATTAATTGACATTGGTGTACTAAATGTATTGTTACTGTTATTCCATACCGAGAATTCGGCTCTCCTTATTGTATATAATAGTATTGCCTATAGCCTTGCGATATTAAATAGTTATATTTGGAATGCTAGGATCACTTTTAAACGTGTATCCAAAGGTAGTCCTTACCAGCGATTTGTCTTTTTTACTCAAGCTTTGATTAGTTTAGGAATTAGTAACCTTGTTTTCTTGGGAGCTAATTCCTTATTTGCTATAATGGAATTACCTAATTGGTGGCGTTATAATCTATCTAAGGTCATAGCGATGGGATTATCTTCTTTAGCTAGTTTTTTTATGATCAAGTACGTTGTGTTTAAAGATTATAGAAAAAAATGA
- a CDS encoding Na+/H+ antiporter family protein, producing MEWVVVVSVIVMLALSLLRVHVIFAIIIAAVVAGLMAGMNIQDTIELLIEGMGGQANTALSYILLGVFAAMISYTGITSILVRSLIKVLTNKKTVLVLVIAGVASMSQNIVPVHIAFIPILIPPLLTLFDQMKLDRRAVATALTFGLKAPYVMIPVGFGLIFHQTIQEGMSNNGVDITIRESALSMLLPGIGMMIGLLIAVFFTYRKPREAKQWLPTDGISYDNQKKVTFNYTHGLTIVAILAALVVQIFTESLVIGALTGVILMVLFFVVPLREGDAFVQQGVGIMGTIAFVMLVASGFGHILKETGAVDALVASSSDMLAGHQAIIAFILLLVGLVITLGIGSSFGTIPIIAALYVPICMAAGFSPMAIAVLIGTAGALGDAGSPASDSTLGPTSGLSADGKHHHIWETCVPTFIHFNIPLFIFGWIASVIL from the coding sequence ATGGAATGGGTAGTTGTTGTTTCTGTTATTGTCATGCTTGCCCTAAGTTTGTTAAGGGTTCATGTTATTTTTGCGATTATTATTGCAGCGGTAGTAGCTGGACTTATGGCAGGTATGAACATTCAAGATACAATTGAATTGTTAATTGAAGGAATGGGTGGGCAGGCAAACACAGCGTTAAGTTATATTTTACTTGGTGTGTTTGCGGCTATGATCAGTTATACCGGAATCACATCGATATTAGTTCGATCTTTAATTAAAGTATTAACAAACAAAAAAACGGTGCTTGTATTAGTAATAGCCGGTGTTGCTTCAATGTCTCAAAATATTGTGCCGGTTCATATCGCATTTATTCCGATTTTGATACCACCATTATTAACTTTATTTGATCAAATGAAATTAGACCGACGTGCGGTAGCCACTGCTTTGACGTTCGGCCTTAAAGCACCTTATGTGATGATTCCTGTAGGGTTTGGCCTTATTTTTCACCAAACCATTCAAGAGGGAATGAGCAATAATGGTGTAGATATAACGATAAGAGAAAGTGCTTTATCGATGTTATTACCAGGTATCGGTATGATGATTGGTTTACTGATCGCAGTATTTTTTACATATCGTAAACCTCGTGAAGCAAAACAATGGTTACCAACCGATGGTATAAGTTATGATAATCAGAAAAAAGTAACCTTCAACTATACACATGGTTTAACGATTGTAGCCATATTAGCTGCATTAGTTGTACAGATTTTTACCGAAAGTCTTGTGATTGGTGCATTGACAGGTGTTATTTTAATGGTGTTATTTTTTGTCGTACCATTACGGGAAGGGGATGCTTTTGTTCAGCAAGGTGTTGGCATTATGGGGACAATTGCTTTCGTAATGCTTGTTGCGTCTGGTTTTGGTCATATTCTGAAGGAAACGGGTGCTGTTGATGCATTAGTGGCATCTTCATCTGATATGTTGGCAGGTCATCAGGCCATCATCGCCTTTATTTTGTTATTAGTCGGTTTAGTGATTACCTTGGGAATAGGCTCTTCCTTTGGTACAATACCAATTATTGCGGCCCTTTATGTTCCAATTTGTATGGCAGCAGGATTTTCGCCAATGGCAATAGCCGTATTAATCGGTACTGCAGGTGCATTAGGGGATGCTGGTAGTCCAGCCAGTGACAGTACATTAGGACCGACATCCGGTTTAAGTGCTGACGGCAAGCACCATCATATTTGGGAGACATGTGTGCCAACTTTTATACATTTTAATATTCCATTGTTTATATTTGGATGGATTGCCAGCGTTATTTTATAA
- a CDS encoding transporter substrate-binding domain-containing protein, with protein MRRLVLCFSLLTLISLLVACGASDENKTASDAIENTNDTGELKSEKWEDIQEKGVIVAGTSGTLIGASTYDEDDNLTGYDVEIMREIADRLGLEVEFEIMGIDSMLPAIESGRIDVAVNDIEATDKRKEQFAFSDPYKYSYSTMVVREEDNSGIESLEDLEGKRAGGGATTIYSQIAEHFGAEVVTYGNAPNEAYLRDVNNGNTDVIVNDYYLSKFGVGGFPEFNIHLHPDLKFHPTEQAVVMDLESETLQQKISETLADMREDGTLTELANEFYQEDASQKPEGEIEEIEGLEL; from the coding sequence GTGAGGAGATTAGTTCTATGTTTCAGTTTGTTAACTTTAATTAGCTTGCTTGTTGCGTGTGGAGCAAGTGACGAGAATAAGACAGCTTCTGATGCGATCGAAAATACCAACGATACCGGAGAACTCAAGTCAGAAAAATGGGAAGATATTCAGGAGAAGGGTGTGATTGTAGCAGGCACATCAGGTACATTGATTGGAGCCTCTACATATGACGAAGATGATAATCTGACAGGTTATGACGTCGAGATTATGAGAGAAATAGCAGATCGTCTCGGTTTAGAGGTTGAATTTGAAATTATGGGAATCGACAGTATGTTGCCGGCGATCGAAAGTGGCAGAATTGATGTAGCCGTTAATGATATTGAAGCAACAGATAAGCGGAAAGAACAGTTTGCTTTTTCTGATCCGTATAAATACTCTTATTCTACAATGGTAGTGAGAGAAGAAGATAATTCAGGAATAGAAAGTTTGGAAGACCTAGAAGGTAAGCGTGCTGGTGGTGGAGCGACGACGATCTACAGTCAGATCGCTGAACACTTTGGTGCAGAAGTTGTTACATATGGGAATGCACCAAATGAAGCCTATTTACGAGATGTGAATAATGGTAATACAGACGTGATTGTCAATGATTATTATCTATCTAAATTTGGGGTGGGCGGATTTCCTGAGTTTAATATCCACCTTCATCCGGATCTAAAGTTCCATCCAACGGAACAAGCTGTCGTAATGGATTTAGAATCGGAAACGTTACAACAAAAAATTAGTGAAACATTGGCAGATATGAGAGAAGACGGTACGTTAACAGAGTTAGCCAATGAATTTTATCAAGAAGATGCTTCACAAAAACCAGAAGGCGAGATCGAAGAAATTGAGGGTCTTGAACTATAA
- a CDS encoding amino acid ABC transporter permease gives MGDFFDVKLAIENLPLILSGLPMTLIVSFASMGLGLVLGLFVSLARRSDLVLFRYPARVYISFMRGTPILVFLFILYYGLPMIDLKIPAIMAAILGFGLNSAAYIAEVIRSSINSVPKGQWESAKALGFGYWQSLMKIILPQSTRIALPPLTNVFLDLVKATSLAAVITVPELFQKAQIAGGRSFDSLTMYVLVALIYWPICILISVFQERLENKFSRFMKS, from the coding sequence ATGGGTGATTTTTTTGATGTGAAATTAGCGATAGAGAATTTACCACTGATTTTAAGTGGTTTACCGATGACATTGATTGTGTCATTCGCAAGTATGGGATTAGGACTCGTACTGGGATTATTCGTATCCTTGGCAAGAAGATCGGATCTGGTACTGTTCCGCTATCCTGCCAGAGTTTATATATCGTTCATGCGCGGAACACCAATCTTAGTCTTTTTATTTATTTTATATTATGGTTTACCGATGATTGACTTGAAAATTCCAGCAATCATGGCAGCGATCTTAGGATTTGGCTTGAACAGTGCCGCTTATATTGCCGAAGTCATTCGTTCATCTATTAACAGTGTGCCGAAAGGTCAGTGGGAATCTGCTAAGGCATTAGGTTTCGGCTATTGGCAATCGTTAATGAAAATTATCTTACCACAGAGTACGCGAATTGCGTTGCCGCCATTAACAAATGTCTTTTTAGATTTAGTGAAGGCGACCTCCTTGGCAGCGGTCATCACGGTGCCGGAGCTTTTCCAAAAAGCACAAATCGCCGGGGGAAGATCCTTCGATTCACTGACAATGTACGTGCTAGTCGCACTTATTTACTGGCCGATATGTATACTGATATCTGTTTTTCAGGAGCGCTTAGAAAACAAATTCAGTAGATTTATGAAATCCTAA
- a CDS encoding SE1561 family protein: MSNEEKIKELRLQLEHFMERLDHLDPEQTSIEDVDQLIQMVEKIEKDLG; the protein is encoded by the coding sequence GTGAGTAATGAGGAGAAGATTAAAGAGCTTCGGTTACAACTGGAGCATTTTATGGAACGTTTAGATCATTTGGACCCGGAACAAACCTCGATTGAGGATGTGGACCAGTTAATTCAGATGGTCGAAAAAATAGAAAAAGACCTTGGCTAA
- a CDS encoding glycosyltransferase family 4 protein, with protein sequence MNILIITETFLPSTDGVVTRLTNSIRYFLKNGHQVTVIAPDLGVSEFEGAKVIGLPARRLPFYRSKSFALPNYRVKKLLLECNPDIVHVVNPALLGASGIHFAKKSNYPLIASYHTQVPKYAEYYHLSMFKGLLWWYFRKLHNQASINLCTSNVVKEELEQQNFHNVHVWKRGVDTSLFHPAKSDPKMRHRLTNGMDDKKLLLYVGRLAPEKEIEKIRTVLEQSDQFVLAVVGDGPHRLPLEQYFQGTNTIFTGFMHGEELAKAYASADVFVFPSTTETLGLVLMEAMASGLPIVAADSGPTREQIEHEKHGLLYNPNHMGSFTETILRLEDKALRNSLADSAWRDIHQMGWDDQSKQALTFYLQVIELLHKDYNKKECS encoded by the coding sequence ATGAACATACTTATCATTACCGAAACATTTCTACCTTCAACCGATGGTGTGGTTACAAGATTAACGAATAGTATTCGCTATTTTTTGAAAAATGGACATCAAGTGACAGTAATCGCACCAGATCTAGGGGTAAGTGAATTCGAAGGGGCAAAAGTAATCGGGTTACCCGCTCGTAGGTTGCCATTTTATCGTTCCAAATCATTCGCCTTACCGAATTACCGTGTAAAAAAACTGCTACTTGAATGTAATCCAGATATCGTACACGTGGTAAATCCAGCACTACTTGGAGCTTCTGGCATTCATTTTGCCAAAAAATCCAATTATCCTTTGATTGCGTCGTATCACACACAGGTTCCAAAGTACGCCGAGTATTATCATTTATCGATGTTCAAAGGCCTTCTGTGGTGGTATTTTCGCAAATTACATAATCAAGCATCCATTAACCTGTGTACATCCAATGTGGTGAAAGAAGAATTAGAGCAACAGAATTTTCACAATGTACATGTATGGAAACGAGGTGTGGATACCAGTCTTTTTCATCCAGCCAAGTCAGATCCAAAGATGAGGCATCGGTTAACCAATGGAATGGATGATAAAAAGCTGTTATTGTATGTTGGTAGACTTGCTCCAGAAAAAGAAATAGAAAAGATCCGAACAGTCTTGGAACAGTCGGACCAATTTGTTTTGGCGGTTGTTGGAGACGGTCCACATCGTCTACCGTTGGAACAATATTTTCAAGGTACAAATACTATCTTTACTGGATTTATGCATGGTGAAGAATTAGCAAAAGCCTATGCTTCTGCAGATGTGTTTGTTTTTCCATCTACAACAGAAACATTAGGGTTAGTACTAATGGAAGCCATGGCCTCGGGTTTACCAATTGTTGCAGCTGATAGTGGTCCGACACGTGAGCAGATCGAACACGAAAAACACGGTTTATTATACAATCCTAATCATATGGGGAGTTTTACAGAAACGATACTGCGATTAGAAGATAAAGCATTACGTAATAGCCTGGCTGATAGTGCTTGGCGAGATATTCACCAAATGGGATGGGATGATCAGTCCAAGCAAGCGTTAACTTTTTATTTACAGGTGATCGAATTACTTCATAAAGACTACAATAAGAAGGAATGTTCATGA
- a CDS encoding RNA degradosome polyphosphate kinase codes for MSTVKQEKNLELPAYYNNRELSWLSFNKRVLEESDDETNPLLERLRFLAIFSSNLDEFFMVRVAGLKDQVKAGFNRPDNKSGLTPKQQLSRISDFNHELVEQQYDLYKELLPQLRKEKIHIIDMEDLTSNQISELEDYFDEQIFPVLTPMAIDAYRAFPMLLNKSLNLAVQLKDIYDMEHEQVKTAIVQVPALLDRFIQVGDMQQYVLLEDLIRYFIHKFFAGYHVLTATTFRITRNADMTIHEEGARDLLKEIEKELKKRKWGAAVRLEVDARENNPDMIEFLLHVLEIHKKDLYIINGPLDLTFLYDFYSHIQKEYEHLIYETLIPQPAQDIHDDENVFEAVRKRDLFLHHPYESFEPIVDLIRDAVDDPEVLAIKQTLYRVSGGSPIIAGLKRAAENGKQVTVLVELKARFDEENNVQWAKELEKAGCHVIYGMISLKTHSKITLIVRKTTGGIERIVHLGTGNYNDQTAKFYTDMSYLTTKRKFGVDATNFFNYLSGYTEKPNYHHLSMAPFDIRNDIIDYIDKEMAFHKRYGNGRIIAKMNSLTDKLLIQKLYDASQVGVKIDLIVRGICCLRPGISGVSDNIQVQSIVGRFLEHSRIYYFHHNGEEKIFLSSADLMTRNMVKRVELMFPIFEGRIKSRILSILDITCRDSAKTRVQAHDGSYSRIRYQTTGTLLDSQLMLFDMAYNVLEDEE; via the coding sequence ATGTCAACCGTCAAACAAGAGAAAAATTTAGAGCTACCAGCTTACTATAATAACCGTGAGTTGAGTTGGCTTTCTTTTAATAAACGAGTGCTGGAAGAGTCTGACGATGAAACAAATCCATTATTAGAGAGATTACGTTTCCTCGCCATCTTTTCTTCTAATTTAGATGAATTTTTTATGGTACGTGTTGCCGGTTTAAAGGATCAAGTAAAAGCCGGATTTAATCGCCCTGATAATAAATCTGGTTTAACGCCGAAACAGCAACTCTCCAGAATTTCAGACTTTAATCATGAACTTGTTGAACAACAATATGATTTATATAAAGAGCTATTACCCCAGTTAAGAAAAGAGAAGATTCACATTATTGATATGGAGGACTTAACTTCCAATCAAATCAGTGAATTAGAAGATTACTTTGATGAACAAATTTTCCCTGTACTAACACCAATGGCCATCGATGCGTATCGCGCTTTTCCAATGCTGCTAAATAAATCGTTAAACCTGGCAGTACAGCTTAAAGATATTTATGACATGGAACATGAACAAGTTAAAACAGCGATTGTACAGGTTCCCGCTTTACTTGACCGATTCATTCAAGTCGGGGATATGCAACAATACGTATTGCTTGAAGATTTGATTCGTTATTTCATTCATAAATTTTTTGCAGGCTATCATGTACTGACTGCTACTACCTTTCGAATCACTAGAAATGCCGATATGACCATTCACGAGGAAGGTGCTCGTGACCTTTTGAAAGAAATTGAAAAAGAATTAAAGAAAAGAAAGTGGGGAGCGGCAGTCCGTCTGGAGGTAGATGCTCGCGAAAACAATCCGGACATGATTGAATTTTTACTTCATGTGCTTGAAATTCATAAAAAAGACTTATACATCATTAATGGGCCGCTTGATCTCACCTTTTTATATGATTTCTATAGTCATATTCAAAAAGAATACGAGCATTTAATATATGAAACATTAATCCCCCAACCTGCTCAGGATATTCATGATGATGAAAATGTATTTGAGGCAGTTAGAAAAAGAGATTTATTTTTACACCATCCTTATGAATCATTTGAACCTATTGTTGACTTAATTCGTGATGCCGTTGATGATCCGGAAGTATTAGCAATTAAGCAAACATTGTATCGCGTCAGTGGTGGTTCACCTATCATCGCCGGTTTAAAACGGGCTGCAGAAAACGGTAAACAAGTTACTGTACTGGTAGAATTAAAAGCACGATTTGATGAAGAAAATAATGTGCAATGGGCGAAGGAGTTAGAAAAAGCAGGCTGTCACGTTATTTATGGCATGATATCGTTAAAAACACACAGCAAAATAACACTTATTGTCCGGAAAACTACTGGAGGAATCGAGCGAATCGTTCATCTAGGAACAGGTAATTACAATGATCAAACGGCGAAATTTTATACTGATATGTCCTATCTAACGACAAAACGGAAATTTGGAGTAGACGCGACCAATTTTTTCAATTATTTAAGTGGTTATACGGAAAAACCAAATTACCATCATTTATCAATGGCTCCGTTTGATATTCGTAATGATATCATTGATTACATCGATAAAGAGATGGCCTTTCATAAACGCTATGGAAATGGGCGAATTATTGCTAAGATGAACTCCTTAACGGATAAACTATTGATCCAAAAACTTTACGATGCATCTCAAGTCGGTGTAAAAATTGACCTAATCGTTCGAGGTATCTGCTGTTTACGGCCTGGCATCTCTGGTGTCAGTGATAATATCCAGGTCCAAAGTATTGTCGGCAGGTTTTTAGAACATAGTCGTATTTACTATTTCCATCATAATGGGGAAGAGAAAATATTCTTATCCTCTGCTGATTTAATGACAAGAAACATGGTAAAACGTGTAGAATTAATGTTCCCAATTTTTGAAGGCAGAATCAAATCAAGGATTCTTTCCATTCTAGACATTACGTGTAGAGACTCAGCCAAGACCAGAGTCCAGGCACACGATGGCAGCTATTCACGAATCAGATATCAAACAACAGGTACTTTATTGGATAGTCAACTAATGTTATTCGATATGGCCTATAATGTATTAGAAGATGAGGAATAA
- a CDS encoding OsmC family protein yields MDFYLSEGGVRTILPFGELDISGNEELGYRPFELMVASVAGCSASVFRKVLDKKRIEIDDLKISAEVERSPEEANKISSIHLHLVIKGVNLKKDQIEKSMEIARKNCSMIQTIEDSVKITETLEIVNLSN; encoded by the coding sequence ATGGACTTTTATTTATCAGAAGGTGGCGTTCGAACCATTTTACCGTTCGGGGAGTTAGATATATCAGGAAATGAAGAACTGGGTTACCGACCGTTCGAATTAATGGTCGCTTCAGTTGCAGGGTGCAGTGCTTCGGTCTTTCGCAAAGTACTGGATAAAAAAAGAATCGAAATTGATGATCTAAAGATTTCAGCAGAAGTTGAAAGATCACCAGAGGAAGCAAATAAAATTTCTTCGATTCATCTTCATTTAGTTATAAAAGGGGTAAACCTAAAAAAAGATCAGATCGAAAAAAGCATGGAAATTGCACGAAAAAATTGTTCGATGATTCAAACCATTGAAGATAGTGTAAAGATTACCGAAACGCTTGAAATAGTGAATTTAAGTAATTAG
- a CDS encoding NAD-dependent epimerase/dehydratase family protein, with protein sequence MKIIVAGGDGFCGWPTALYLSKQGHEVAIIDNHARRKIDNELHSNSLTPIASLEERVEKWQEITGKQINLYEGDLIHYDFLKEVLKNEQPDAFVHFAEQRSAPYSMIDREHAVYTQENNVTGTLNVLFGIREIVPDCHLIKLGTLGEYGTPNIPIEEGYIEIEHKGRKDTLPFPKQPGSFYHLSKVHDSHNIMFACKIWGLRATDLNQGIVYGLETDETKLDPVLTNRLDYDGVFGTALNRFIIQATVGQDLTVYGKGGQTRGFLNIKDTVRCIEIAAENPADHGEFRVFNQFTEQFSVGDLAEKVQKVAREEGFDTKIAHLENPRVELEDHFFKAVNTKLKDLGLEPYLLDEKVIREILRTVMKYKDRVIEKNILPQVKWK encoded by the coding sequence ATGAAGATTATTGTGGCAGGAGGAGATGGCTTTTGTGGTTGGCCAACTGCTCTATACCTATCCAAACAAGGACATGAAGTTGCAATCATTGATAATCATGCAAGAAGGAAAATTGACAACGAGCTCCATTCTAATTCATTAACACCTATCGCTTCATTAGAGGAGCGAGTGGAGAAGTGGCAAGAAATTACTGGAAAACAAATTAATCTTTATGAAGGTGACTTGATACATTATGATTTTCTAAAAGAAGTGTTAAAAAATGAACAACCAGATGCATTTGTTCATTTTGCCGAACAACGATCAGCCCCCTATTCCATGATTGACAGAGAACATGCGGTGTACACGCAGGAAAATAATGTGACCGGAACGTTAAATGTACTTTTCGGTATCAGAGAAATTGTTCCAGATTGCCATTTAATAAAATTGGGTACACTTGGAGAATATGGAACACCTAATATCCCTATTGAAGAAGGCTATATTGAAATTGAACATAAAGGAAGAAAGGATACATTACCATTTCCGAAACAGCCTGGTTCTTTCTATCATTTATCTAAAGTTCATGATAGTCATAATATCATGTTTGCTTGCAAAATCTGGGGTCTTCGGGCAACGGATTTAAATCAAGGTATCGTGTACGGTTTAGAAACGGATGAAACGAAATTAGATCCTGTCCTTACTAACCGTTTAGATTATGATGGTGTCTTCGGTACTGCCTTAAATCGTTTTATTATCCAAGCAACTGTTGGTCAAGATTTAACTGTATATGGCAAGGGTGGGCAAACGAGAGGATTCCTTAATATTAAGGATACAGTTCGCTGTATTGAAATTGCAGCTGAGAACCCGGCAGATCACGGCGAATTCCGAGTGTTCAATCAATTTACCGAACAATTTTCAGTAGGTGACTTGGCGGAAAAAGTTCAAAAAGTAGCCCGAGAGGAAGGCTTTGATACGAAAATTGCTCACTTAGAAAATCCAAGAGTGGAGCTAGAAGATCATTTCTTTAAAGCGGTAAATACAAAATTAAAAGATCTTGGATTAGAACCGTATCTTCTTGACGAAAAGGTAATAAGAGAAATTCTTCGAACAGTGATGAAATATAAAGATCGTGTTATCGAAAAAAATATTTTACCACAAGTCAAATGGAAATAA